From one Nocardioides yefusunii genomic stretch:
- a CDS encoding serine/threonine-protein kinase yields MTSGRYTFEREIGRGASGAVHLGRDTLLGRDVALKRVGYVPGGTSPEEVRAEREARIAASLTHPHLVGVYDLVHVGDSFWLVMEYVEGTSLSALAKSQGALAPERARKLIGNLADAVAYVHAHGVVHRDVKPSNVLVHAPGTPGEIAKLTDFGIARGEDDRALTKTGLVTGSPAYLSPEVVTGGRATEASDVWAIGATLFHLLAGRAPYDTSENVLSTMYRIVNEPPPRLETDPRLAEVIEHTLVIDPAARWSTQQVRDHLIGRPTRGSRPTSPTPVPATEPAPAAPVPAAATFQTAARERAEAAVARPVWHWVALAGMVTVATVLVLVLALRDDSSDARVDGELASAGSTPTGDASEPTSRKSPRSTLTHSPSVRPDAEVEPSDEPSEEPSPTAEPVTQESLERFARSYLVAAPNDPETAFTRLTPGFQSSSGGFAGYTRWWNQVDSAEVLAVSGDPATLRVSYTVRYFLSSGRTSTESVRLQLVEKDGAFLIAGEG; encoded by the coding sequence GTGACATCGGGCAGGTACACCTTCGAACGCGAGATCGGTCGCGGAGCCAGCGGCGCCGTGCACCTCGGCAGGGACACCCTGCTGGGGCGTGACGTCGCGCTCAAGCGAGTGGGGTACGTGCCCGGCGGAACCTCTCCCGAGGAGGTACGTGCCGAGCGCGAAGCACGCATCGCGGCCTCCCTCACCCACCCCCACCTCGTCGGCGTCTACGACCTCGTCCACGTCGGAGACTCGTTCTGGCTCGTCATGGAGTACGTCGAAGGAACGAGCCTGTCCGCGCTCGCCAAGAGCCAGGGCGCCCTCGCGCCCGAACGCGCGCGCAAGCTGATCGGAAACCTCGCCGACGCCGTCGCGTACGTGCACGCCCACGGCGTCGTCCACCGCGACGTGAAGCCCTCCAACGTCCTGGTCCATGCCCCCGGCACCCCCGGTGAGATCGCAAAGCTGACCGACTTCGGCATCGCCCGTGGCGAGGACGACCGCGCCCTGACCAAGACCGGTCTCGTCACCGGCTCCCCCGCCTACCTCTCCCCCGAGGTCGTCACCGGCGGACGGGCCACCGAGGCCAGCGACGTCTGGGCGATCGGCGCCACCCTCTTCCACCTGCTCGCAGGCCGTGCTCCGTACGACACCAGTGAGAACGTGCTCAGCACGATGTACCGCATCGTCAACGAGCCTCCGCCGCGACTGGAGACCGATCCGCGTCTGGCCGAGGTCATCGAGCACACGCTCGTCATCGACCCGGCCGCGCGCTGGAGCACTCAGCAGGTGCGCGACCACCTGATCGGCCGCCCCACCCGGGGCAGCCGCCCGACCTCCCCGACACCCGTGCCCGCTACGGAACCGGCACCCGCCGCACCGGTCCCTGCGGCGGCGACGTTCCAGACCGCTGCCCGCGAACGTGCCGAAGCGGCCGTCGCCCGTCCGGTCTGGCACTGGGTCGCGCTCGCAGGCATGGTCACCGTGGCCACGGTCCTGGTGCTCGTCCTCGCACTGCGTGACGACTCCTCCGATGCCCGGGTCGACGGCGAACTCGCGTCGGCCGGGTCCACCCCGACCGGGGACGCGTCGGAACCCACGTCGCGCAAGAGCCCTCGTTCGACGTTGACCCACTCACCCAGCGTGCGTCCGGACGCAGAGGTCGAGCCCTCCGACGAGCCGAGTGAGGAGCCCTCCCCCACCGCCGAACCCGTCACGCAGGAGAGCCTGGAGCGGTTCGCGCGCTCCTACCTGGTCGCGGCACCGAACGATCCGGAGACCGCCTTCACACGGCTCACGCCCGGCTTCCAGTCCTCCAGCGGCGGCTTCGCCGGGTACACCCGCTGGTGGAACCAGGTCGACAGCGCTGAGGTGCTTGCCGTCTCCGGCGACCCCGCCACGCTGCGCGTCTCCTACACCGTGCGGTACTTCCTCTCCTCGGGTCGGACGTCCACCGAGAGCGTCCGTCTCCAGCTGGTGGAGAAGGACGGCGCGTTCCTGATCGCCGGCGAAGGCTGA
- a CDS encoding phospholipase D family protein, which produces MGLSTTPIDPHQWFLSRSARGNTSTTIDDAHPGEAWSRGNLARPLVHGHTYFTELCAAVEATSAGDIVWFTDWQSNDDQQLTDSPHDTLLAVLGRAIDRGVDVRALVWRSHAGFLGYSHEEHRDLGQALQELGADVQLDMRVRRNGAHHQKFVVIRHADDSSRDIAYVGGIDLCHGRRDDANHHGDPQAEEIASEYGPRPPWHDVQVALQGPVVHDVETVFRERWNDSTPTSRNPFRRLRDSADDLHDEVRPLPEQRPAPAARSDADHAVQLLRTYPKLGHGWSFDFAPEGERSVARGYTKAVSHTRHLIYIEDQFLWGGEMSTVLVDALRANPELHLVAVLPQFPDQEGWFARDPQMLGRMRGVLRVMAAAPGRVAFYGLENHAGTPVYVHAKVCVLDDAWASIGSDNFCRRSWTNDSELSAAVMDLGGEGRAGYARRLRLTLAAEHLDRLDPDRLTSIDAMEDADLLEVMDDCVDPAALFDRFAESADALEAWHAGGQQGPRPPGRLRRLPDPSLGLARQALAAPMYRLLHDPDGRSWPMRWRKEF; this is translated from the coding sequence ATGGGCCTGAGCACCACCCCGATCGACCCCCACCAGTGGTTCCTCTCGCGCAGTGCGCGCGGCAACACCAGCACCACGATCGACGACGCTCACCCGGGCGAGGCCTGGAGCCGCGGCAACCTGGCGCGCCCCCTCGTCCACGGTCACACCTACTTCACCGAACTGTGTGCCGCGGTGGAGGCCACGTCGGCGGGAGACATCGTCTGGTTCACCGACTGGCAGTCCAACGACGACCAGCAGCTCACCGACTCCCCCCACGACACCCTTCTCGCCGTCCTGGGACGCGCGATCGACCGAGGCGTCGACGTCCGGGCACTCGTGTGGCGTTCCCACGCGGGCTTCCTGGGCTACTCCCACGAGGAGCACCGCGACCTCGGACAGGCGTTGCAAGAGCTCGGCGCGGACGTCCAGCTCGACATGCGGGTGCGCCGCAACGGCGCCCACCACCAGAAGTTCGTCGTCATCCGGCACGCAGACGACTCCAGCCGAGACATCGCCTACGTCGGCGGGATCGACCTGTGCCACGGTCGTCGTGACGACGCCAACCACCACGGCGACCCCCAGGCCGAGGAGATCGCCTCCGAGTACGGCCCCCGGCCCCCGTGGCACGACGTCCAGGTGGCACTGCAGGGGCCGGTGGTCCACGACGTCGAGACTGTCTTCCGCGAACGCTGGAACGACTCCACCCCGACGAGCCGCAACCCGTTCCGTCGCCTGCGCGACTCCGCGGACGACCTGCACGACGAGGTCCGTCCCCTGCCCGAGCAGCGACCGGCTCCTGCAGCGCGCTCCGATGCCGACCATGCAGTGCAGCTGCTTCGCACCTACCCCAAGCTCGGTCACGGCTGGTCGTTCGACTTCGCTCCCGAGGGTGAGCGTTCCGTGGCCCGGGGCTACACCAAGGCGGTCTCCCACACTCGCCACCTGATCTACATCGAGGACCAGTTCCTGTGGGGCGGCGAGATGAGCACCGTCCTGGTGGATGCGCTCCGGGCCAACCCTGAGCTGCACCTGGTGGCCGTCCTCCCCCAGTTCCCCGACCAGGAGGGCTGGTTCGCCCGCGACCCGCAGATGCTGGGACGGATGCGGGGCGTGCTGCGCGTGATGGCGGCAGCCCCCGGCCGGGTGGCGTTCTACGGTCTGGAGAACCACGCCGGCACGCCGGTGTACGTCCACGCCAAGGTCTGCGTGCTCGACGACGCCTGGGCCTCGATCGGGTCGGACAACTTCTGCCGTCGCTCCTGGACCAACGACTCCGAACTCTCCGCGGCCGTGATGGACCTCGGCGGCGAAGGTCGTGCGGGGTACGCGCGCCGCCTGCGCCTGACTCTGGCCGCTGAGCACCTGGACCGACTCGACCCGGACCGACTCACCTCGATCGACGCGATGGAGGACGCCGACCTGCTCGAGGTGATGGACGACTGCGTGGATCCCGCGGCGCTGTTCGACAGGTTCGCGGAGAGCGCGGACGCCCTCGAGGCCTGGCACGCCGGCGGCCAGCAGGGCCCCCGTCCCCCGGGGCGTCTGCGACGTCTTCCCGATCCGTCCCTGGGGCTGGCGCGTCAGGCGTTGGCTGCTCCCATGTACCGGCTCCTTCACGACCCGGACGGCCGCTCCTGGCCGATGCGCTGGCGCAAGGAGTTCTGA